ATGTCCACATGTTTTTCACGGGGGGTTATAACCTGTCTGCTCAGAACACAGTGATTTCTTGCAGTGATTATAAGAGAAACTCAGTGGCAGTGcacatttattgttatttcagaCCCACTCTCCCTCTGGCTAAGCAAGCCAACAGAAATCTGATCCTGAAGGCCATCTCCGAGGCTCAAGACTCCATCACTAAAACTACAGCATTCCCCCCACGTATGTTTCCCCACTGCCAGACACGTGACCATGAACATTCTGTACTTCAGGCCGTTCATCTCAGTTGTCATTACCACATCCTGACATCGACATCCTCCCCACCACAGtaccacagagacagactgtTCCTGTGGCGCCTCGTACTCGCTTGGCCAGCAGTGAGGAGATGACGGCGGCCATCCAACTGGTTCAGGAGCACATGCACAGTCTGGCCCCCAGGGTGCAGGCCTACAACTCTGCAGCACTTCCTCCTGCAAGAGCACCAGGTTTGTGAAAAGTAGAGTTACTGAAACATACGGAGTGCCTTCTGCTGAGCTCTGCTTTAAACACCCTGACACCCACAAGCCAGTATCACagttaatgtatttattaatttatttgtgaggtaaacaaagaaattattgttttcaatatTCAAACTCAAGATATGTAGGGTAATCAAGAAATCTTATATAGTTGTATATACATGCATAATGCTGTTTGACCAGTATTGAGTAACATTGGGATGTTTGCCTTTTTTAGATAAGAAATTAAATATGGGTGGAACAAAGTCTGGTCTTATTTTATGTGGTTttgtttaaccttttttttgatTCACTTTTCCTACCAGCACCAGCGAGATCTTTAGCGTCACGCCTCCAGTTGGACGCCATCGAGAGCAATGATGCGAGAGAGCAGAGGAACTACGGTGAGTCTTTCCTTTGCTCAGTGTTGCTGggcaacatttttggaaaagtgCGGCAATAAAATTTCCTTCTTGCAAATTTCTACTCAAATACAAACATCTAAAAGtagtaactgaaaaaaatatgtctgtgttCGTGTTACACCTCTAGGTGTGGAGGTGGCTGCCGGCAGTGAGTCAAAGACTTTTGACACCCGCTCCTTCATAGTGAGTCGACCTCAACTGGAACAGACTCAGAACAGAACTCAGCAGCATCTTCAGGTCAAAGACGAAGTCCGGTCAGCTTTACCACGCACTGTCCAGCCCGggtacgtacgtacgtacagCGTCTATTCACAGACGAGATCCCACTACTGAGCGGCACGGGGGCTTTGGCCTGCTCCGTTATCAGTTActacttttaaatgtttgtatttgagTAGAAATTTGCAAGAAGAAAATTTTATTGCCGcacttttccaaaaatgttgcaCACTGGTtgtcatatattttattttgtcctctcttctctgtggatgtttttttctcttaaactAGTAAGGAGAAGGGGGACTCTGCCAGCCCCAAGTTCATAGTGACATTAGATGGAATACCGAGCCCGCTGGGAAACTTTACGGACTGTGACATGGAGCTGGACGATGTGAGGCCTCCCAAAAAGGTCACGGACGTCAACAGGGAGCCCAAAGTCAGCATCCTTCATAGACTACAGGGAGTGTTTACTTCATCAGAGGGTGTGTGTTCTTCTCCCTATTGACAGACCAATTCTCAAAACACAGTTACAAAATGTTCCCTTTATATCTCTTTTACGTTCTGTCCTGTTTGTGATAGACGATTTGATGGAAGTTGAGATGGTGGACATGGACGCCGTCCCCtcaaagaaacagaaagtcaCCGAGCGCTGCAGGTTCTGGCCGGCCTGTAAAAGTGGAGATGAGTGTTTGTACCATCACCCTACAGCACAGTGCAAGTGAGTCATCTTGAAACTGAGGGAACGCTTAtggagttgttgttttggttttttttttcttcttcttttcagtcACTCTGACTCATTCTTCATggcttttgtcttctttttttccccctgaaggACTTTTCCCAACTGCAGGTTTGGGGATAAATGCCTTTTTATCCACCCTAATTGTAAATATGACGCCAGGTGCACTAAGCCGGACTGTCCCTTCACTCATGTGAGCCGCAGAGGCACAGCTGCTCCTCCGCCCAAGCCAGGTGCTCTAACTCTCATCACATCACCTCCGAGCACCATAACGAAGCAGGTTTTAACTTTGAGCTTTCAGTCTGCATCTGTAACCGGGCTGTCTTTGTTCACAGCAGTGCAGCCAGTGCAGACTGCGAGCGTGTGTCGCTTCTTCCCAGAGTGCAAGAAGATGGACTGCCCGTTTTTTCACCCCAAGGTAAAGTGTTATTTTAGTGCAAGTtgtggatcttttttttcacattatcatTACTTAGTGgttctgaagttttttttcctcttaccCACAGCCTTGTCGCTTTGCGGCAAAGTGTAAACGAGTCGGATGTACCTTCTACCACCCAACCACGTCCGTGCCTCCGAGACACGCTCTGAAGTGGACAAAAGCACAGAGCAGGTGCACAGCTGGTGACAGTGCCACATAGTGTGTTAaattcacataaaacaaaagttGAATAATGTCATTATCAATATTTTGAAATTTCTCATCCTAATTGTAATGCATTATTGTTCAAGTATGAAATGGCagtattgaaatgttttctctctttctctctcacagctAATTAAATCCAGaaggctgatgatgatgtgaagCTAGGAAAAATGTCCTGGATCTGAGTCGATGAATTTTCGTCCTTGGATTTAactgttgtttcatttcattttattctattgtttgaatgtatttgtcagaaaaaaagtgttttgtaaAACGAACCCTCAGGTTTTTGATGATGAtctaaaaacattaaaatgctcCACAATCTCATGTCATCGTTTGTCTAGTGATTATTAGTTTGGTTTATTGGGATGTCCACCACTaacagattatatttttttagctGATAGAAAAAGGTGAAGCACAAAAcgttgaattaaaatgaattttgcTGTTTTAATAGAATGAAGATGCTGAATGTGTAATACATTGTCTTCTAGTAAGCTCAAAGATTCAATGTTCTTCCCCTTGGAAAAAATGAAGCAGGTGTTCCCAAAGAGACGCCATGACATGATGTTTTACCATTAAAACCATTATTATGAATATGCTGCAAGAGTGACTTCATTCTTGAAGTCATGACTTGTTTTTGTATCGTCCAACACGAGATTACGGAGCCTCAAACATTGACATTGTTCAGTGTCATTTAGCTATAAGATGTGAAAATACACCCTTGTACtgccactaaaaaaaaaaaagtatagaaaATGTCCACACCCACAATCAGAAATAACAGCAGTAAGAGTGGAATATGTCTGGCTATAAGCTGTAACAagaattcaaatcaattcatgTGATGAGTTTAGATGTTTTGAGGGATTGACGGTCTTcctcactgcagctgcagcagttttaTTTCCCGCCACTAGAAGTTGCTGCAGCGTCCTCCGTGATGACGTCACGTCGGCCAGACTCAAAGTccctgtgagtgagtgtgtttctcGCCGGGCGCGGTGGCGCGCGCCTGTAATCCAAGTTACCGGGAGGCTGAGTCTGGCGGATCGTTTGAGCTCAGGAGATCTGAGCTGCAGCGGACTATGTCGATCGGGTGTCCGCACTAAGTTCGGTATCGATATGGTGCTGCCGGGGGAGCCCGGGACCACCAGGTCGTCTAAGGAGGGGTGCATCGGCCCAGGTCGGAAACGGAGCAGGCCAAAGCCCCCGTGCCGCTCAGTAGTGGGATCGCGCCTGTGAATAGACGTTGTAGTGCAGCCTGAGTAATACAGCGGGACCCAGTCTTTTTACACTCCCCGGTACACAACTGTCACtactcacactcacacgtcACATGTTCCCATCGCACAActgcttcttctctgctgctgcttcgtcTTCTGATTTACACCGAAACATGCAGCTCTGCTTCTCCTACAGCACCTCCACCTGGAGGACAGCCGCTACTACACCACCCACTCTCAacacttctcctcctgcaggggaGGGGTCTGATTTAAATATGCAAACCAAatactgttgctgctgttgacataaagaatactgtatattttattcacactttaatattcttttttttgcaacttaaTCGTGGCCCTGTAACAATCCATTCTCATTATTTCTCCATCACTAATCGTCTGTGTTTTACAAGTTGTCATGGTTCATATAGTCTGTTTTAAAAGGTCCAGTCAAATaacaaacagtgacagtgaccaGTGCAAATGTGTTATCCATCAGTCACAGTCACTTCTTCCCTTGTGTTACATTTATATACGGGTGATTTGCTGGTCCACACCATAATCCCTGGACTAGAGACAAGATCAGTCATAATCAGACTTCTTGAATTCTCATCTCCCAGCAGCTACATCTATGATTTTGTGATAAAATTGAATGGATTTTCCCAGTAGATGAGGACGATAGACTTACTATAATATCTAAAAGCtcaatctgaaaaacaaatgtcgcCTTTTTTACTGACTGGACTTCACACATTTACAGTGACTCATTAATGGCCTTTGTTTTGAGGTGAATGTGTCAAACTCACAGTGCATGTGTCATCGCTGTCAGTTTATCATGGCCATCAGCAGCTACAAGATTCTTCACTTTCCCTCCCATAATTTGGTGCTTATTAGAAACCTCCCACAGGCCATTTCTGAGGAAAAGAGAGACCACAAGTTCGGGGCATCGCAGTTTGATATGCGAATAAATGGGCCTTCAGAGGGGGGTTTCCAAGTAAATGAGGCCCGACGACGTAACCTCAACTGCTGCTGGCAGCACTGGTTACATAGATCAAATGTCACTtatcatctgtcttttttttaccaaatgttCCTCAGGATAGATTCTGAGAGATCAATTGAGCGCCAGAATCATAAAGAGATTTAAAGAAGattcgaaaaaaaaagaagcttaatCTGATTGAATAGATCACAAATGCActaatattttgttaaaatgacaattgaaaaataaagttttcacaacattttattgatttaatggTTCGCAGAggattgaaatgaaacatgtgACCAGTCCAACACTTTTCCCACCTCAAGGTCACTTAAGGTTTAGAGGTAAACTAAGCACAGACCGGGAAACAAAGCTCTAcccttgctttgtttttgtttattttccacaaCTCTATGTCTTCTgtattgtgtctgtgtcctggtTGAAGCAGAATTTGACTAATCAgctttcctcctttctttttacAGACTCAACTCCTTTGGACAGCGTTAACTGCCAAGTATTAGAAATGTCTGCCCTTGCCCAAGCTCTTCAAAATTCCTGCGATGGTtagaacatgtttttgtgtgggaGGGCTGTTCTGCCAAGCAAAGCTGTTTTGGTCCTgaatcttttttccttttttttttttctcacaagaAAATCTAGTTCTTGCACCAAATGCCACCTCGTGATGGGGGGCAAGCAAGAACATCATACACGAGTAAAAGGGCACAGCAGCTTAAGAGTCGTCACGCCTCGATATTTGCATGGATTTACTTGGATTTTTAAAGTATTAGAACGCGtcaaacacacagctgctgaaCAACGAAGACGTCGTTTttgagaacaaaaacatttcttgttTATTTCCAGGACGTATTcaacctcctccagctctgtacATTTTCTGGAAGTTTCCCCCATCACTCAAGATGATTTACAGATCAGA
This sequence is a window from Scophthalmus maximus strain ysfricsl-2021 chromosome 18, ASM2237912v1, whole genome shotgun sequence. Protein-coding genes within it:
- the zc3h14 gene encoding zinc finger CCCH domain-containing protein 14 isoform X3; translated protein: MEIGTEISKKIRAAIKGKLQELGAYIDEELPDYIMVMVANKKTSQQMADDLSLFLGNNTIKFTAWLNGVLEKLRCVAVEPASHGLEIQSDSSSVAGRSRSSVSEDDRTEELKLLAVSSSHPDRTEARVSSSAHESRRGNMERSSSRLTSAVRPLVEPLPSEAIIDIKPEMDYDLIAEDPVEMGTNHSRTRTASRPTAEIYRPGQSRFTSDSSANTYRPTEGSSHSRQQDSRSSRTSRSGSSKQQEELSRKRKAPVASSVVRVNRAADEDSDDVEEEESNYGGRGMSSRVSLPAKPERKPTLPLAKQANRNLILKAISEAQDSITKTTAFPPLPQRQTVPVAPRTRLASSEEMTAAIQLVQEHMHSLAPRVQAYNSAALPPARAPAPARSLASRLQLDAIESNDAREQRNYGVEVAAGSESKTFDTRSFIVSRPQLEQTQNRTQQHLQVKDEVRSALPRTVQPGKEKGDSASPKFIVTLDGIPSPLGNFTDCDMELDDVRPPKKVTDVNREPKVSILHRLQGVFTSSEDDLMEVEMVDMDAVPSKKQKVTERCRFWPACKSGDECLYHHPTAQCKTFPNCRFGDKCLFIHPNCKYDARCTKPDCPFTHVSRRGTAAPPPKPVQPVQTASVCRFFPECKKMDCPFFHPKPCRFAAKCKRVGCTFYHPTTSVPPRHALKWTKAQSRCTAGDSATY
- the zc3h14 gene encoding zinc finger CCCH domain-containing protein 14 isoform X2 — its product is MEIGTEISKKIRAAIKGKLQELGAYIDEELPDYIMVMVANKKTSQQMADDLSLFLGNNTIKFTAWLNGVLEKLRCVAVEPASHGLEIQSDSSSVAGRSRSSVSEDDRTEELKLLAVSSSHPDRTEARVSSSAHESRRGNMERSSSRLTSAVRPLVEPLPSEAIIDIKPEMDYDLIAEDPVEMGTNHSRTRTASRPTAEIYRPGQSRFTSDSSANTYRPTEGSSHSRQQDSRSSRTSRSGSSKQEELSRKRKAPVASSVVRVNRAADEDSDDVEEEESNYGGRGMSSRVSLPAKPERKPTLPLAKQANRNLILKAISEAQDSITKTTAFPPLPQRQTVPVAPRTRLASSEEMTAAIQLVQEHMHSLAPRVQAYNSAALPPARAPAPARSLASRLQLDAIESNDAREQRNYGVEVAAGSESKTFDTRSFIVSRPQLEQTQNRTQQHLQVKDEVRSALPRTVQPGKEKGDSASPKFIVTLDGIPSPLGNFTDCDMELDDVRPPKKVTDVNREPKVSILHRLQGVFTSSEDDLMEVEMVDMDAVPSKKQKVTERCRFWPACKSGDECLYHHPTAQCKTFPNCRFGDKCLFIHPNCKYDARCTKPDCPFTHVSRRGTAAPPPKPAVQPVQTASVCRFFPECKKMDCPFFHPKPCRFAAKCKRVGCTFYHPTTSVPPRHALKWTKAQSRCTAGDSATY
- the zc3h14 gene encoding zinc finger CCCH domain-containing protein 14 isoform X4, with the translated sequence MEIGTEISKKIRAAIKGKLQELGAYIDEELPDYIMVMVANKKTSQQMADDLSLFLGNNTIKFTAWLNGVLEKLRCVAVEPASHGLEIQSDSSSVAGRSRSSVSEDDRTEELKLLAVSSSHPDRTEARVSSSAHESRRGNMERSSSRLTSAVRPLVEPLPSEAIIDIKPEMDYDLIAEDPVEMGTNHSRTRTASRPTAEIYRPGQSRFTSDSSANTYRPTEGSSHSRQQDSRSSRTSRSGSSKQQEELSRKRKAPVASSVVRVNRAADEDSDDVEEEESNYGGRGMSSRVSLPAKPERKPTLPLAKQANRNLILKAISEAQDSITKTTAFPPLPQRQTVPVAPRTRLASSEEMTAAIQLVQEHMHSLAPRVQAYNSAALPPARAPAPARSLASRLQLDAIESNDAREQRNYGVEVAAGSESKTFDTRSFIVSRPQLEQTQNRTQQHLQVKDEVRSALPRTVQPGKEKGDSASPKFIVTLDGIPSPLGNFTDCDMELDDVRPPKKVTDVNREPKVSILHRLQGVFTSSEDDLMEVEMVDMDAVPSKKQKVTERCRFWPACKSGDECLYHHPTAQCKTFPNCRFGDKCLFIHPNCKYDARCTKPDCPFTHVSRRGTAAPPPKPAVQPVQTASVCRFFPECKKMDCPFFHPKPCRFAAKCKRVGCTFYHPTTSVPPRHALKWTKAQSS
- the zc3h14 gene encoding zinc finger CCCH domain-containing protein 14 isoform X1, translated to MEIGTEISKKIRAAIKGKLQELGAYIDEELPDYIMVMVANKKTSQQMADDLSLFLGNNTIKFTAWLNGVLEKLRCVAVEPASHGLEIQSDSSSVAGRSRSSVSEDDRTEELKLLAVSSSHPDRTEARVSSSAHESRRGNMERSSSRLTSAVRPLVEPLPSEAIIDIKPEMDYDLIAEDPVEMGTNHSRTRTASRPTAEIYRPGQSRFTSDSSANTYRPTEGSSHSRQQDSRSSRTSRSGSSKQQEELSRKRKAPVASSVVRVNRAADEDSDDVEEEESNYGGRGMSSRVSLPAKPERKPTLPLAKQANRNLILKAISEAQDSITKTTAFPPLPQRQTVPVAPRTRLASSEEMTAAIQLVQEHMHSLAPRVQAYNSAALPPARAPAPARSLASRLQLDAIESNDAREQRNYGVEVAAGSESKTFDTRSFIVSRPQLEQTQNRTQQHLQVKDEVRSALPRTVQPGKEKGDSASPKFIVTLDGIPSPLGNFTDCDMELDDVRPPKKVTDVNREPKVSILHRLQGVFTSSEDDLMEVEMVDMDAVPSKKQKVTERCRFWPACKSGDECLYHHPTAQCKTFPNCRFGDKCLFIHPNCKYDARCTKPDCPFTHVSRRGTAAPPPKPAVQPVQTASVCRFFPECKKMDCPFFHPKPCRFAAKCKRVGCTFYHPTTSVPPRHALKWTKAQSRCTAGDSATY